From Streptomyces durmitorensis, a single genomic window includes:
- a CDS encoding SCO2322 family protein — protein sequence MTRGRARCGRLVIGALLAALFGVLAAAPAQAAGYRYWSFWDRDGAKWAYASQGPSTAHPDDGAVQGFRFSVSEDSKDAAKPRGAADFDAICAKTPAKDDRKRIALVVDFGTPGDAPDGESPPKPRTACAQVADDATSADALAAVAKPLRYDSNALLCAIADYPKSGCGEQVAGNGQSEKAEKKPTAGESSESGEEKGDSGGPSVGLIAGVAAIALLGGAAVWQARRRRG from the coding sequence GTGACGCGGGGTCGCGCGCGGTGCGGACGCCTGGTGATCGGGGCGCTTCTCGCCGCCCTGTTCGGTGTCCTCGCCGCCGCCCCCGCCCAGGCCGCCGGCTACCGCTACTGGTCCTTCTGGGACCGGGACGGCGCGAAGTGGGCGTACGCGAGTCAGGGGCCGAGCACCGCCCACCCCGACGACGGTGCCGTCCAGGGCTTCCGGTTCTCCGTGTCCGAGGACTCGAAGGACGCCGCGAAGCCGCGCGGCGCCGCGGACTTCGACGCCATCTGCGCCAAGACCCCCGCCAAGGACGACCGCAAGCGGATCGCCCTGGTCGTCGACTTCGGCACGCCGGGTGACGCCCCCGACGGCGAGAGTCCGCCGAAGCCGCGTACCGCCTGCGCGCAGGTGGCCGACGACGCGACGAGCGCGGACGCCCTTGCCGCGGTCGCCAAGCCGCTGCGCTACGACAGCAACGCCCTGCTGTGCGCCATCGCGGACTACCCGAAGTCGGGCTGCGGGGAGCAGGTCGCGGGCAACGGGCAGTCCGAGAAGGCGGAGAAGAAGCCGACCGCGGGCGAGTCGAGCGAGTCCGGCGAGGAGAAGGGCGACTCCGGTGGCCCCTCCGTCGGCCTGATCGCGGGCGTGGCCGCCATCGCCCTGCTCGGCGGTGCCGCCGTCTGGCAGGCACGCCGCCGACGCGGCTGA
- a CDS encoding prenyltransferase/squalene oxidase repeat-containing protein has product MNVRRSAAVLAAVAVFGSAAAPAAFAESASPSPSAALPSGLYGDADPKFDGVFRQSYALLAQDSAGVKPAAKSVDWLTGQQCASGGFAAYRADAGEPCDSKTMFDSNATASAVQALAALGGQDKAVKKSVGWLKSVQNKDGGWGYGPGMDSDANSTGIVIGALTAAGEKPQSVKNQDGKSPYDALPALSMSCGKDGGAFGLADMKTGKLFPNADATAAGVLGAHGKGLIVDPANKEAATPKCAKADTAEQAAANGTGYLLKTLAKTDDHLMSALPGTKVPPDVGNTADSVLALAAAGQQKQAEKSAQWLAKNSAEWAKKSGPAAYAQLIFAAHAAGMDPRDFGGADLVKQLNAQGPAPQATDQAADEKKDSDDGSGVSIWWIIGVGMVAGIGIGFLYSGNKKKQQL; this is encoded by the coding sequence ATGAACGTTCGCCGCAGCGCAGCGGTCCTGGCCGCCGTCGCCGTGTTCGGTTCGGCCGCCGCCCCGGCCGCCTTCGCGGAGAGTGCGTCACCGTCGCCCTCCGCCGCCCTTCCTTCCGGTCTGTACGGCGACGCGGACCCCAAGTTCGACGGGGTGTTCCGGCAGTCGTACGCCCTGCTCGCCCAGGACTCGGCCGGTGTGAAGCCCGCGGCGAAGTCCGTCGACTGGCTCACGGGCCAGCAGTGCGCGAGTGGTGGCTTCGCCGCGTACCGCGCCGACGCGGGCGAGCCGTGCGACTCCAAGACGATGTTCGACAGCAACGCGACGGCGTCCGCCGTGCAGGCGCTCGCCGCGCTCGGCGGTCAGGACAAGGCCGTCAAGAAGAGCGTCGGCTGGCTGAAGTCGGTGCAGAACAAGGACGGCGGCTGGGGCTACGGCCCCGGCATGGACTCCGACGCCAACTCCACCGGCATCGTGATCGGCGCACTGACCGCGGCGGGCGAGAAGCCGCAGTCGGTGAAGAACCAGGACGGCAAGTCCCCGTACGACGCGCTGCCCGCCCTCTCGATGAGCTGCGGCAAGGACGGCGGCGCCTTCGGCCTCGCCGACATGAAGACGGGCAAGCTCTTTCCGAACGCGGACGCCACGGCGGCCGGTGTCCTCGGCGCCCACGGCAAGGGCCTGATCGTGGACCCGGCCAATAAGGAGGCCGCCACTCCGAAGTGCGCGAAGGCGGACACCGCCGAGCAGGCTGCGGCGAACGGCACCGGTTACCTCCTGAAGACCCTCGCCAAGACCGACGACCACCTGATGTCGGCGTTGCCCGGCACCAAGGTCCCGCCGGACGTGGGCAACACCGCGGACTCCGTGCTCGCGCTCGCCGCGGCCGGCCAGCAGAAGCAGGCCGAGAAGTCGGCCCAGTGGCTGGCGAAGAACTCGGCCGAGTGGGCCAAGAAGTCAGGCCCCGCCGCCTACGCCCAGCTGATCTTCGCCGCCCACGCCGCGGGCATGGACCCGCGCGACTTCGGCGGCGCTGACCTGGTCAAGCAGCTCAACGCGCAGGGTCCGGCCCCGCAGGCGACCGACCAGGCCGCCGACGAGAAGAAGGACAGCGACGACGGCAGCGGCGTGAGCATCTGGTGGATCATCGGCGTCGGCATGGTCGCCGGTATCGGCATCGGCTTCCTGTACAGCGGCAACAAGAAGAAGCAGCAGCTGTGA